One window of Oncorhynchus masou masou isolate Uvic2021 chromosome 28, UVic_Omas_1.1, whole genome shotgun sequence genomic DNA carries:
- the pbdc1 gene encoding protein PBDC1 gives MASGNGIASLGVEGATAAAQALSLPAEAYGNDPQLEVMWAMKAYNHAEIYFNLISSVDPSNLKLTKVDDQIYTSFRESFSDLNIKNLDPDMLKTADAKEKWRPFCNQFDGVVEDFNYGTLLRLDCEKDYTEENTIFATRIQFFAIEIARNREGFNTPVFQAKKQPS, from the exons ATGGCGTCGGGAAATGGAATTGCTTCTCTG GGTGTGGAGGGAGCTACAGCAGccgcccaggctctgtctctaCCAGCTGAGGCTTATGGGAACGAT ccTCAACTGGAGGTGATGTGGGCGATGAAGGCCTACAATCATGCAGAGATCTACTTTAAT ctgATCTCGTCAGTAGACCCCAGTAATCTGAAGCTGACCAAGGTGGATGACCAGATCTATACGTCCTTCAGAGAATCCTTCTCAGACCTCAACATCAAGAACTTGGACCCAGACATGCTCAAAACGGCTGATGCCAAAGAG AAGTGGCGTCCATTCTGTAACCAGTTCGACGGGGTGGTGGAGGACTTTAACTATGGGACTTTGCTACGACTTGACTGTGAGAAGGACTACACAGAGGAAAACACCATATTTG CCACCAGGATCCAGTTCTTTGCCATCGAGATCGCTAGGAACAGAGAAGGATTCAACACCCCTGTATTTCAGGCCAAAAAACAGCCTTCTTAA
- the LOC135517744 gene encoding dematin-like, with protein sequence MQKVEGRPAPGSISSSLRGPSAPGSPSIIARVNDEVVEYRDLAALPRDKSILQVERPDLMTYQPHLTFSPLDAPRTPRRERSLSPSSISPPPSPELKEYREGGGSPGGSTLQLRKTATPVQQHFHTPDNGANIYKKLPNFKQEVSKQHVMASIIQSSMFPAAQKPDPNLPSKIETEYWPCPPSLATMEIEWRRKKEEEEEGKDEFEDLTDDAKTLQEQELHKIKSNLGRLILKEEKEEKEKALLGIGRRKTQSLPDRTHMHTSSSLKSSSRTGLTRMQSAEFAIEGDQGRAENGEAPRERMDRGNSLPSMLEQTIYPYEMLIVTHRGRCKLPPGVDRTRLERHLSPEDFERLFGMPIAEFDRLSLWKRNNLKKNVQLF encoded by the exons ATGcagaag gtggagggacGGCCAGCCCCGGGCAGCATATCCTCCTCCTTGCGGGGTCCAAGTGCTCCTGGCTCACCCAGCATCATa GCCCGTGTGAATGACGAAGTGGTGGAGTACAGGGATCTTGCTGCTCTGCCCAGAGATAAAAGTATTCTACAg gtggagagaccagATTTGATGACCTACCAACCCCACCTCACCTTCTCACCGCTAGACGCGCCGCGTACGCCCCgtagagag agatccctctctccttcctccatctctcctcctccctctcctgag ctgaaggagtatagagaggggggagggtctCCAGGAGGCTCCACATTGCAGCTCCGAAAGACAGCCACCCCTGTACAGCAACACTTCCACACGCCAG ATAATGGTGCCAACATCTACAAGAAGCTGCCAAATTTTAAACAGG AGGTCAGCAAGCAGCACGTGATGGCCAGCATCATCCAGTCGTCTATGTTCCCAGCAGCTCAGAAACCAGACCCCAACCTGCCCTcaaagatagagacagagtaCTGGCCTTGTCCTCCTTCACTAGCTACtatgg AGATcgagtggaggaggaagaaggaggaagaggaagaggggaaggatgAATTTGAAGACCTGACTGATGACGCCAAGACACTGCAGGAGCAGGAGCTCCACAAG ATCAAGTCTAACCTGGGCAGGCTGATCttgaaggaggagaaggaggagaaggagaaggctcTACTTGGCATTGGACGCAGGAAGACTCAGTCACTGCCAGATAGAACGCACATGCACACCA GTTCCTCCTTGAAGTCCTCCTCCCGCACAGGTCTGAccagg ATGCAGTCAGCAGAGTTCGCTATAGAGGGGGATCAGGGCAGAGCAG agaatggaGAGGCACCGCGGGAAAGGATGGACAGAGGAAACTCACTGCCAAGTATGCTGGAACAGACG ATCTACCCATATGAAATGCTCATAGTCACCCATAGAGGACGCTGCAAGCTTCCGCCGGGCGTGGACCGTACCAGGCTGGag AGACACCTTTCTCCTGAGGACTTTGAGCGTCTGTTCGGAATGCCCATTGCTGAGTTCGACCGCCTGTCGCTATGGAAACGAAATAATCTGAAGAAAAACGTTCAACTTTTCTAG